Proteins co-encoded in one Astyanax mexicanus isolate ESR-SI-001 chromosome 1, AstMex3_surface, whole genome shotgun sequence genomic window:
- the ptpa gene encoding serine/threonine-protein phosphatase 2A activator: MAESEQQTGTSTEDDGPPISAKFNFMVPKKEISMVPDMGKWKRSQAYADYMGFVLTLNEGVKGKKLTCEYPVSETVEKLLSLLGTLDRWIDETPPVDQPSRFGNKAYRTWYAKVDQDAEALVSTLLPPDVSAAAPEIAVYLKEAVGNSTRIDYGTGHEAAFAAFLCCLCKVGALRVDDQLAIVFKVFDRYLRVMRKLQKTYRMEPAGSQGVWGLDDFQFLPFIWGSSQLIDHPTLEPRHFVEEKVVNEYHQDYMFLECIKFINEMKTGPFAEHSNQLWNISAVPVWSKVNQGLVRMYKAECLEKFPVIQHFKFGSLLSIQPVKP; the protein is encoded by the exons ATGGCGGAGAGCGAGCAGCAGACAG GTACTTCTACTGAAGATGACGGGCCTCCCATATCTGCCAAGTTCAACTTCATGGTGCCAAAGAAGGAGATCAGCATGGTGCCTGATATGGGCAAATGGAAGAGATCTCAG GCGTATGCAGATTACATGGGATTCGTTCTGACTCTGAATGAAGGGGTGAAAGGAAAGAAGCTCACATGTGAATACCCAGTTTCAGAG ACAGTGGAGAAGCTGCTGTCACTGTTGGGAACTTTAGATCGCTGGATAGATGAAACTCCACCTGTAGACCAGCCTTCACGCTTTGGCAATAAGGCATATCGCACCTGGTATGCCAAAGTAGACCAG gATGCTGAGGCTCTGGTCTCTACACTGCTCCCCCCTGACGTCAGTGCTGCTGCTCCTGAGATCGCCGTGTACCTGAAGGAGGCTGTAGGCAACTCTACCAGAATTGATTATGGCACag gtcaCGAAGCTGCCTTTGCTGCATTTCTTTGCTGTCTCTGTAAAGTGGGAGCGCTCAGAGTGGACGACCAGCTGGCCATCGTTTTTAAAGTCTTTGACAG GTATCTGCGGGTGATGCGGAAGCTGCAGAAGACGTATAGGATGGAGCCGGCGGGCAGCCAGGGCGTGTGGGGGCTTGATGACTTCCAGTTTTTGCCTTTTATATGGGGCAGCTCACAACTCATAG ACCACCCTACCTTGGAGCCCAGGCACTTCGTGGAGGAGAAGGTGGTGAACGAGTACCACCAGGACTACATGTTCCTAGAGTGCATCAAGTTCATCAAcgag aTGAAAACCGGCCCCTTTGCTGAGCACTCTAACCAATTGTGGAACATCAGCGCTGTCCCTGTTTGGTCCAAAGTCAACCAAGGCCTTGTACGAATGTACAAAGCTGAA TGTCTAGAGAAGTTTCCTGTCATCCAGCACTTCAAGTTTGGCAGCCTGCTTTCCATCCAGCCTGTTAAACCATGA